Part of the Methanococcus voltae genome is shown below.
TTATGTTAAAATTAATTATATGGTCTAAAACGTACTTTCTAACGTCGGGGTCGGTAATACGTTTTAATATATTGGAACGGACGTAAGTGCTAACTTCTGTACCTAATGATGAAAATACCGACGAAATTTCCGAAGCAGATATTCCACCGCCGATTACAATCATTTTTTCGGGCAATTCTTTTAATTTAACCAAATCAGAGTATTTATTGCATATTATTCCTTCGTAAACGTTAGGATATTCCATGCCTGTGGCGTAAACTACATAATCATAGTTTTGCTCTTGCTCCTTTTCAAATCGCTTATATATTACTTTTATGCCTTCTTTTTTTAATTTTTCAAAACTATTCTTTCTAATACTAGAATGGACTTCGTCTATTTTTTTGTTTAATGTTTCAAAGCTCATAAAGTCATTTAAAGTATATTTAGGCGCATTGGATTCTCCCTTAATTTCATTTAGCCGGTCTATCGAATCAGAAACTTCTTTAAGTGCGTTTATGTATTTACATCCGTAATTTAAACAGAGGCCTCCTAATTTATCTTTTTCGTATAAATCTACAGATATTCCCATTCTCGAAAGCTTTTTAGCACAAGATGACCCTGCAGGACCTGCACCTACTACTGCCACCGTTACATTTGATAAATCCATAATAACCCCCAATATGAATTTTTTATATTACTATATCATAATTTTATTTTATTATAATTTTATTTTATTATAATTTTATTTTATTATAATTTTATTTTTTTAGTTAGCAATAGTAATTATGTTAAAATAGATTTATAAACCATATGTCGAAATAAAATATAATTTAAAATATGGCATAATATAAAGTAATATAAAGTAATATACAATATTATATTTAGAAATTTATTAAACTTAATTGATTAAAATTACTTAATTATGGTACGATTATTATGGCAGATTTATCAAAAGAATTAAACGAATTAAGCGAAAAAGAATTAAAAGACTTAAAAAACATTAATTTAGGAATTTTTGGACACATCGACCACGGGAAAACTACATTGTCCAGCGTATTAACCGAGATAGCTTCTACTTCATCACTCGACAAGTTACCAGAATCCCAAAAGCGAGGAATAACTATAGATATGGGATTCTCATCTTTTAACCTAGTGAAAGAAGAAACAAACCAAAATTACATGGTTACGCTTGTTGACGCTCCCGGACACGCTGATTTAATTAAAACCGTTGTTAGTGCTGCGGATATAATTGATATTGCGCTAATAGTTGTGGATGCAAAGGAAGGGCCAAAAACACAGACTGGAGAGCATTTACTCATATTAGATAACTTTAAGATACCTACAATCGTGGTTATTACGAAAATAGATAATGCAAATAATGACGAAATTGCACAAACAAAGTTATTTATGAATTCCATACTTAATTCAACCCAGAATTTAAAAAATAGCGAAATTTTGGAAATTTCTGCAAAAAGCAATATCGGAATCGATAATTTAAAAAATTCAATAATGGAAAATTTATTAAAACTTGAAAAAGAAAATAAACTTGACAGGAACACTGATAATTACTTTAAAATGCCGTTAGACCACGCATTTCCAATTAAAGGGGCGGGAACTGTTGTAACAGGGACTATAAACAAAGGTATTGTTAAAGTTAGCGATGAATTGCAGATATTACCCATAAATATGGAAACAAAAGTAAGAAGTATTCAACGGTTTAAAAAGAGCGTAGGGGAAGCAGAAGCCGGAGATCGTGTTGGTATGGCACTACAAAACGTAGAAGCTAAACAAATATACCGTGGCTGTATATTAACTTCAAAAGATACTAAATTACAAATGGTTGACAAAATAGTAGCTAAAGTAAAGATTTCTGATATATTCCGATACAATTTAACCCCTAAAATGACTGTACACCTTAATGTAGGAATGTTGACGGTTCCTGCGAAGGTAATTACCTATAGAAAGGTTTTAGACCCTCAAAACAACAAAACCGAAAACTTAATTGTAAATCAAGTTAGTGCAGGACAAGAGTGCTACTGCTCATTTGAACTTGATGATAAGGTACTCGCAGAAGTTGGGGACAGAATATTAATAACAAGGTTAGATTTACCGCCTACTACGCTTAGAATTTGTGGTCACGGAACCGTAGAAAGTTTTGAATCTTTAAAAGAGTTGAATATTAAAAAAGAAGTTTTAAGGGACGGAACCATTAGAATAGAGAAAGGAAGAGTTAGCATAGAAAATTTAGCACCTTCAAAATCCAATGCCGAAAACTTAATCGGTGAAAAAGTCTACGTTATTGATAAATCGAAGAATATTGAAGAAGTTAAAAAATTATTGTCTGAAAATGATGTTATTGAATCCCAACGTCCTGAATATATTAAAGCCATCGGAAAGATTAAAGGTACTTTCGGTACTAAAGGGGTGCTTGTAGCTGATTTTGATGCAGATATTGGCAATAGGGACGTTGTACTTTTGAAAAGGCTCAGAAGGTGGGGCTAAATGAAAGATAATGGATGTAATTGTAATATTAATTGTAATATTAATTGTAATTTTAATGGTAACGATATCTCCGAACAAAGCCCTTCAAAAATAATTTTATTTGGAGAACATGCTGTTGTAGATGGATATCCCGCTATTTCAATGGCAATAGATCTAAAAACACACGGCACTATTAAAAAATTGCAATCTGATAAAATTAAAGTAAATTTGGAAGATTTAGACGAAGAAATTGAAATTAGTATTGGAACAGAAGAAGAAATAAAAAATTTTTTAAATTTGGATATTAATAAAATTGATAAAAACGTTAAATACGTAGTTTGTGCAATCAAAAATACTTTAAACTACCTAATCTACTTAAAAAATAAAAATAAAAATGCCCCTGTTGAAGATATTAAGAACTTGATTGTTCCTTTTGAATTATCCTTGCATTCTGAAACGCCTGTTAGTTGTGGACTAGGCTCTTCAGCCTCTGCAGTATTAACCACTATCAAATTAGTATCTAAATTATTGGGTAGTAAGTTATTAGGTAACGAGTTTAATTCGTTATCTAATCTCAAAATGGCAGAAATCGCATATAGTGTTGAAAAAGAAATACAGGGTAGGGCAAGTATAACTGATACTTATACGGTTTCAATGGGTGGTATTTTAGAAATAACTAACAATGGGTATAACCCTAATAATTTAAACAATGAATTTGTTGAATTTATAAAAACTTGCAATTTCTTAATAGTTTACGTTGAAGAAAGAAGCAGAAAAACCGCCGAATTAGTCCAAGAGGTTGGGAGTAATCCTAAAAAAGATGAAATATTTTCTAAAATTGGACAAATAATCTTAAAATTAAAAACTTGTGACGATAAAATAGAATTTGGTAATTTAATGGTTCAAAACCATATGTTCCTAAAAGAATTGAATATATCTACTGAGAAAATTGACCAAGTCGTAGAATTAGGTTCTAAATATGGATTAGGTGCTAAATTAACTGGTGCAGGTGGCGGTGGTTGTGCAATAATTCTCTTAGATGAAAATAGCTCTCATAAGAATGAATTAATTGATAATCTTAAAAAAATATCTGTTAAAGGAATTTTTGAATGTAAAATGTACTTAGAATAATAAATAATATTTAATATAACATTTAATATAATAAAATAATAATATATAAAATAAACAAAAAATAATGAATAATATATAAAATATAAAAATTATTTTTTATTACTTATTACCCTCAGGGAATGTTTTTTCGATTTCCTCGCCGTGAGGACAAGTTTTAGGTTTTTTTATAAATTCGTAAAGTTTTTCAATTGTTTCGTCACTCATCGAGTGTTCTAATTTGCAAGCTTCCTTACACGCTTTTTCTAAATCCAAGTCCAAACAATCAGTTAAAAAGTGTTCAATAATCCTATGTTTTCTTAATATTTTTCTTGCGATTAATTCGCCTTTTTCATCTAATTTTATTCCTACGTAAGGTTCGTATATAATATAGCCTTCACTACTTAATTTTTTAGCCATTCCGGTAACTGCAGCGGGTTTAACGCCCAATAAATTTGCTAATTCGGTTGTTTTTACAGGTCTTTGTTCTTTTTGTGTAAACATATGAATACTTTCAAGATAATCTTCAATGTTTGGAGAAATCATTAAATCACCACCGTGGGTGTGTACTTTGTATATTTAGCATATTTCACATATATTTGTAATTCATAATTTATAAGTCGTAATTCTTATTACCTTACATTTGTATAAAACGTGGCATGTGGATTAATAATATAAATTAATAATTAATAATTAATAACTAATAACTAATAACTTAATAAATTACTAATTAATAATTCGGGTAATAACAAATGCTGAAATCATGTTACTTATGTATATCTATCGTTTATAGTATTTAAAGTTTTAAACCAAATTAAAATTTTTAACCAACATTAATTAAGTATCTTTAATAAATTATATATAGTAGGAAGTACATTATATATTTAAGTTAGTTTAAATTATTTAATTATAATAAAAGTATTAAAGATTACTAGAATTATTATATTAATAAAATATTACTGAAATTATTAAATCAACTGAATTAACGCCCATAAATAATAAAACATCAAGGGTGATTTTATGGAAAGTATTTTATCAAAAAACCCAGGTTCATACACGGTATTAGAAGTAAACGGTGGAGCTTGTAGGAAATTTTACGAACTCGGAATTATTCCAGGATGTAAATTGACTGTATTAAACAAAAGTCAGGGTCCTTTATTAGTCAGAGTGGGAAACAGTAAAATAGCTATCGGTCGAGGAATGGCTGATAAAATTATGGTAAAATAATACTATAAAAATTTAAGATTAATTTTTAAAACTTTAGAGTTTTACAATTCTAAAATTTCATAGATGTGATTGATTTCCCCTGACATTATATCTATTTTATGCTCTTTTGTCATTTCATTACCTTTATTAAATAATAGGTCATTTAATTCTAAGATAATTGAACTTTTGTAATTATATTTATAGACTAAATCATACAATGATTTTTCAAATAGCGATTTGTAAGGTTCTTCTGAATGTACTAATGAATAATGCTCTGATTTTTTAGAATCTAAACCTGAAATATGAATATTGGAAATTTTTGAAGTATCAACTTTTCTTAAAAATTCTTGCACGTCGGCATTAGCATGTACGAAATCAAGTGTAAATCTTAATTTTTCGTATTTACCTAAATAGTAATTTATTTCTTCAGGCGTTTTGCAGAGTTTATTTAATCCTTTCGGGGAATTTTCAATAGATAGTATTATTTCCTTTTTTATCAATTCGTCAACTTGCTGAACAGATTCTAAGTCGCTATATTCAATGTACTCATTAAATTTAGAGCAAAGCCTTATATAATTAGTTAAGTATGCGTATTCTTCATTAATACGAGGTAGTCGTTTAGCACTTCGTTGACCTGCATGAAAAACCATATGTTTTGCACCATAAAATTTTGCAACGTGTAAAGCCCAAAAGGTTTCTTCCAAGGTAATATTTCGAAGATTTTCATTCGTAGATGCAGGGTTTAACTCCAAATAAGGTGAATGTATACTTAAATAATCTATTTTAACCATTTCTTTTTTTAAATTTCTCAAATAGTCTTCATCATACCTATTTTTCCAAAATTCTGGATTTTCTACCACAAATTCAAAACATGATAATCCCAATTCCCTAACTGCATCGATTATCTCTTCGATAGGATATTCCCAAAAAAATAACGATGTAACCCCAATACAAGGTTTTGAATTTTTTGATTTTATTAATTCAGACATCTAATCCCTCTTTTCAGTGTCTTATAATTATAAATTACTAAATTCTGTATTGATATGTTGTATTCATAATCTTGTAGTATAATATATGAAAAATAGGTAATATATAACTTATGAAAATTAATATAAAATATGGTAAACTACTAAAAAAAATAAAAAAATAGAAAATAAAAATAGAAAATAAAAATAGAAAATAAAAATAGAAAATAAAAATAGAAAAAGTTAAATTATAAAATTAAATCATAATCATCTAATTCTGAATAATCCATTATTCTGTAATGTGTTTCAATTTTTACCGGTATTTTGTTAACGTTTAAGTATGCAAACGGATTTGTGCCCCCTAAAGTTACATAACCTAGCATTTCGCTTTCTACTCGTATGCCACATAAATCATTATTTGGTTTGCCATATTCTAATATTGAATTCCAACCTAAATCTTCATAAATTTCTTCAATTTTTGATTTTGAGAACATTGGTACTTTCCTAATACCTGCCAATATGGTGTTTTTACCGTCTGATTTATCAAAAAATACTTCGTGAGGGTCTAATGAAGTACCTTCATAGGAAATAGCTTCTATAAATCTCATTTCGGGGCGCTCTAATAAGCCCCCATAGTATGGAAGTACAGGGATTTGATTATTGAGGAGTATGCCGTCGAAAGTTAATGAACAGATTGTATAAATATTTAAGAAACCATTTTTAACATCTTTTTCAATCTTTAATTTATTGGAAATTGATAAATCTTTTTTATATACTTCTTTCAATAATTTTAAAACATCTTCTTCATTTTCGATATGATTTAAATCTATTTTTGCCATATTTACGATAATTTGACCTGATTCATTCTTGATGTCAAATTTTACTTCGTGCATCATTGAAATCATTTTTGATAAAACTGGTTTGACATTATAATCTTTTAAAACGTTCAGACGTTTTAAATCTTCGATATTACATATATCATAACCCTTTGTATTAGATTTACCGTAGTTTTTAAACTTGTACTTGTTTAAAAAGTCGTCGGTCACTTCTATTGGTTCAATGATGTTTTCTTTAGGCACTTGAATTTTGGGATTATCTATTATGGTGGTACTTGGGTCAATTTCTAAGGTATAACCTAGCTCTACGGGTGGGCAAAGCGGAGTAAGACCTCCTATTAAGGCTACACCTATTTCTTCATCATTTAAATTTATCCCTAGTATGTTGTTTTCCCCATAACATATTACTGATTTTAAATCATCTTTTTTCAAAAGCTGTTTAAAGTCATTCAATTTTGATTTTGGAATAACTCTAAAGTTGGCAGGTATGTAACCTTCGCCATTTTCCATTACGCCCAAGACATCTGTCTTTTTTTGCATTATGAACGCTATTAATGGGTCTACGGATGATTTTTTAAATTCAATAACACCTTTAAAGTTAACAGGCTCGCCATCTTCGTATTTAACAACTCCCCCGTGTTTTGGCATAGGCATTATTCCATTTTTAATTAAATAATTGTCAAAATTCACATTACATAGTGTTTCAACCTTTAATTTTGAAACATTACTTGTTATTTTACCAGTTACTTTATCGGTTATTTCATTTGCCAATTCTTCCATTTTTAAATAATTTCCAGTGCTAAAACCTTTCATAAAACTAGATAAAATTAAATCTTTTAATTTATCAACGGAATTATTTCTTAAATTTATATCCTTTATATTATCGTTTAAATTATCCTCTAAATCAAATATTCCTGTGTTTATGATTATTGTTTCTGGATAGTTATTTTTTATAATTTTATCATATATATTAGCGGAAACAGAACCTATACGGTGGGCTACATTGGCTTTTTGTAATTCTTCAGTTCCCTTTTCGGTTATAATCCTGCCAGAATAACCCACTCGCTTTGTTAGTTCTTCGTCATCCATAGATTGTAAATGGTATCTAACCGCACGCTCTCCTATCTCGTATCCGCGTAATTTTAAATCTTCGGCTATTATCTTAGCCCCTATTGGTTTATTATATTTTGAGAGTAAATTCAAAATAGCAATATTTAGGTTTTTAGTCATTTGTGTCCCTCACCTAAATTAAAATTATATAATAAGTTGAATATGTTTAATTTGTTATATATAACTATAGATTTTAAATTGGCAAATTTTGTCTAAAAAAATAATGTAAAGGAAACGAAATAGAAATGATAAAAATAGAAGAATATAAACTAAGTATAAAATAAAATAGAAATAAACTAAGTATAAAATAAAATAAAAATAAAATAAAAATAAAATAGAAATAAAATAGAAAATTAATTAAAATTAATTGTTATTTACTTAATTAGGTAAGCTATCTACGATATCAATGCTGTTAGCGATTAAAATACCAGGGTAACTTCTCAACATGATTTTTCCTTCTACTTTAAGTACTGAACCAGCTTTTATGTCCTCTTCGTTACATAATACTTTTGTTTCAGGACCTACTCTTATAAATAATGGTGTATTAGCACTTGTATTTATTTTTATGTCGTATACTCCATTTTCATCTTTTTCTGAAATGTTTACGATGGTTCCGTAGGTGTAACTTGGTAATTCATATTCTTTTATTACTTCTACGCTGTTAGCGATTAAAATACCGGGGTAACTCATCAACATGATGTCGCCTTGTACTTTAATAGCTGATCCTTCTTCAATTTCCCCAGAGGTAGTTATGATTTCAGTTTCATTTGTTACGCCAATGAATAAGATTGTGTTTTCACTTGTATTTATTTTTATTTTGTAAGTACCGTGTTCGTCTTCTTCTAAAATTT
Proteins encoded:
- a CDS encoding FAD-dependent oxidoreductase, whose amino-acid sequence is MDLSNVTVAVVGAGPAGSSCAKKLSRMGISVDLYEKDKLGGLCLNYGCKYINALKEVSDSIDRLNEIKGESNAPKYTLNDFMSFETLNKKIDEVHSSIRKNSFEKLKKEGIKVIYKRFEKEQEQNYDYVVYATGMEYPNVYEGIICNKYSDLVKLKELPEKMIVIGGGISASEISSVFSSLGTEVSTYVRSNILKRITDPDVRKYVLDHIINFNIIKDENKTKELLNDENVYNLIAFGGTRPFSVNSNLKVRCDVENIYACGDAIGRSNTPISARQGAIVAINIHNDILKETLIKLKPVPYMEVIRLKIPLGLIGTQTNDYKEIKTGNVHGAYFEKYRGFNRVYFEDGKVVGGVTMGSPNEVAPYFLQYIKGNGDYAHFYNIFPTSDPFPPLLKEIDRKKEDKTN
- the selB gene encoding selenocysteine-specific translation elongation factor, producing MADLSKELNELSEKELKDLKNINLGIFGHIDHGKTTLSSVLTEIASTSSLDKLPESQKRGITIDMGFSSFNLVKEETNQNYMVTLVDAPGHADLIKTVVSAADIIDIALIVVDAKEGPKTQTGEHLLILDNFKIPTIVVITKIDNANNDEIAQTKLFMNSILNSTQNLKNSEILEISAKSNIGIDNLKNSIMENLLKLEKENKLDRNTDNYFKMPLDHAFPIKGAGTVVTGTINKGIVKVSDELQILPINMETKVRSIQRFKKSVGEAEAGDRVGMALQNVEAKQIYRGCILTSKDTKLQMVDKIVAKVKISDIFRYNLTPKMTVHLNVGMLTVPAKVITYRKVLDPQNNKTENLIVNQVSAGQECYCSFELDDKVLAEVGDRILITRLDLPPTTLRICGHGTVESFESLKELNIKKEVLRDGTIRIEKGRVSIENLAPSKSNAENLIGEKVYVIDKSKNIEEVKKLLSENDVIESQRPEYIKAIGKIKGTFGTKGVLVADFDADIGNRDVVLLKRLRRWG
- the mvk gene encoding mevalonate kinase, yielding MKDNGCNCNINCNINCNFNGNDISEQSPSKIILFGEHAVVDGYPAISMAIDLKTHGTIKKLQSDKIKVNLEDLDEEIEISIGTEEEIKNFLNLDINKIDKNVKYVVCAIKNTLNYLIYLKNKNKNAPVEDIKNLIVPFELSLHSETPVSCGLGSSASAVLTTIKLVSKLLGSKLLGNEFNSLSNLKMAEIAYSVEKEIQGRASITDTYTVSMGGILEITNNGYNPNNLNNEFVEFIKTCNFLIVYVEERSRKTAELVQEVGSNPKKDEIFSKIGQIILKLKTCDDKIEFGNLMVQNHMFLKELNISTEKIDQVVELGSKYGLGAKLTGAGGGGCAIILLDENSSHKNELIDNLKKISVKGIFECKMYLE
- a CDS encoding metal-dependent transcriptional regulator; this encodes MISPNIEDYLESIHMFTQKEQRPVKTTELANLLGVKPAAVTGMAKKLSSEGYIIYEPYVGIKLDEKGELIARKILRKHRIIEHFLTDCLDLDLEKACKEACKLEHSMSDETIEKLYEFIKKPKTCPHGEEIEKTFPEGNK
- a CDS encoding FeoA family protein, whose amino-acid sequence is MESILSKNPGSYTVLEVNGGACRKFYELGIIPGCKLTVLNKSQGPLLVRVGNSKIAIGRGMADKIMVK
- a CDS encoding sugar phosphate isomerase/epimerase family protein — its product is MSELIKSKNSKPCIGVTSLFFWEYPIEEIIDAVRELGLSCFEFVVENPEFWKNRYDEDYLRNLKKEMVKIDYLSIHSPYLELNPASTNENLRNITLEETFWALHVAKFYGAKHMVFHAGQRSAKRLPRINEEYAYLTNYIRLCSKFNEYIEYSDLESVQQVDELIKKEIILSIENSPKGLNKLCKTPEEINYYLGKYEKLRFTLDFVHANADVQEFLRKVDTSKISNIHISGLDSKKSEHYSLVHSEEPYKSLFEKSLYDLVYKYNYKSSIILELNDLLFNKGNEMTKEHKIDIMSGEINHIYEILEL
- a CDS encoding DUF128 domain-containing protein, with translation MTKNLNIAILNLLSKYNKPIGAKIIAEDLKLRGYEIGERAVRYHLQSMDDEELTKRVGYSGRIITEKGTEELQKANVAHRIGSVSANIYDKIIKNNYPETIIINTGIFDLEDNLNDNIKDINLRNNSVDKLKDLILSSFMKGFSTGNYLKMEELANEITDKVTGKITSNVSKLKVETLCNVNFDNYLIKNGIMPMPKHGGVVKYEDGEPVNFKGVIEFKKSSVDPLIAFIMQKKTDVLGVMENGEGYIPANFRVIPKSKLNDFKQLLKKDDLKSVICYGENNILGINLNDEEIGVALIGGLTPLCPPVELGYTLEIDPSTTIIDNPKIQVPKENIIEPIEVTDDFLNKYKFKNYGKSNTKGYDICNIEDLKRLNVLKDYNVKPVLSKMISMMHEVKFDIKNESGQIIVNMAKIDLNHIENEEDVLKLLKEVYKKDLSISNKLKIEKDVKNGFLNIYTICSLTFDGILLNNQIPVLPYYGGLLERPEMRFIEAISYEGTSLDPHEVFFDKSDGKNTILAGIRKVPMFSKSKIEEIYEDLGWNSILEYGKPNNDLCGIRVESEMLGYVTLGGTNPFAYLNVNKIPVKIETHYRIMDYSELDDYDLIL